The following proteins are encoded in a genomic region of Longimicrobiaceae bacterium:
- a CDS encoding VOC family protein, which produces MAPANALRCERRRLRPWMAHLEGERDMAKPAKNTICLWYDRDAEDAARFYAETFPDSSVDAVHHAPGDFPSGKKGDVLTVEFTVLGIPCLGLNGGPAFKQTEAFSFQVATEDQAETDRYWNAIVGNGGQESDCGWCKDKWGLSWQITPVVLSQSITDPDPAVAKRAFDAMMTMQKIDVAAIEAARRG; this is translated from the coding sequence GTGGCCCCCGCCAATGCCCTCCGGTGCGAGCGCCGCCGACTCCGCCCCTGGATGGCTCATCTGGAAGGAGAACGTGACATGGCGAAGCCGGCAAAGAACACGATCTGCCTGTGGTACGATCGCGATGCGGAAGATGCGGCGCGGTTCTACGCCGAGACCTTTCCCGATTCGTCCGTCGACGCGGTGCACCACGCACCGGGAGACTTTCCGTCGGGGAAGAAGGGCGACGTGCTCACCGTCGAGTTCACCGTGCTGGGCATTCCATGCCTCGGCCTGAACGGCGGGCCCGCGTTCAAGCAGACCGAAGCTTTCTCCTTCCAGGTCGCGACGGAAGACCAGGCCGAGACGGATCGCTACTGGAACGCGATCGTCGGCAACGGCGGCCAGGAGAGCGACTGCGGCTGGTGCAAGGACAAGTGGGGATTGTCGTGGCAGATCACGCCGGTCGTCCTTTCGCAGTCGATCACCGATCCCGATCCCGCCGTCGCCAAGCGCGCGTTCGACGCGATGATGACGATGCAGAAGATCGACGTCGCCGCGATCGAGGCAGCGCGCCGCGGCTGA